One window from the genome of Trabulsiella odontotermitis encodes:
- a CDS encoding VOC family protein, which translates to MNNIINWFEIPVTDLKRAMAFYEPVMQLSLRHENMSNIEMAIFPYQDPATGGALVKFEHFAPSAQGCIIYLHTRDLNATLERVAAAGGECVFGPLELPNNIGAIALFMDSEGNRIGLHQPPL; encoded by the coding sequence ATGAACAACATCATCAACTGGTTTGAAATTCCGGTCACCGACCTGAAACGCGCAATGGCTTTCTACGAGCCGGTCATGCAGCTTTCACTGCGCCATGAAAACATGTCCAATATCGAGATGGCGATATTTCCGTATCAGGATCCGGCCACTGGCGGCGCGCTGGTGAAGTTTGAACATTTCGCACCATCGGCCCAGGGTTGTATTATCTATTTACATACCCGCGATCTGAACGCGACGCTGGAACGCGTGGCCGCTGCCGGTGGCGAGTGTGTTTTTGGTCCGCTGGAATTACCCAATAACATTGGCGCTATTGCCCTGTTTATGGACAGCGAAGGCAACCGCATTGGCCTGCATCAGCCGCCGCTTTAA
- a CDS encoding DUF3999 domain-containing protein: MKWMKSVMLGAALSAAIPAFCAEAPAETPGDYAFGMTLETSASAPWFRIDLPAQVYQQTAWPDMRDVRVFNQQGETVPFSVVVQKTAATAPEAIPLRVFPLTAAPLNVNTDTRRAPETMVLRSSGGLEVHLQSEDARNAGQSYLLALPDASKESRYISQLRLDWKTPTGNWQGKVSLYTSHDLDDWTLQDESATLMDLTSGTDRLKMDRLSLSTRMSSDSTRYLLLVFADQTPPLTLTGASALPRNRALENDQVVLKSAEKRVSENQAIYQWAQPQPLTSIAFTLENGSVLPVELAWRSAENGAWQPLTKQVLYSLDNRRSEPFLMQERVVQAIRLTTVNAHLPETLPDISGRRDQLTLVFNAQGNAPYLLAWGNGAAENVSIAMNMLIPEALEKAWPLEAIPHATALEPVTLGGEERLTATSEAERASQWQTMLVWGALIVGVVLLLGMAWRIWREVKNKPE, from the coding sequence ATGAAATGGATGAAAAGCGTCATGCTGGGAGCGGCGCTCAGTGCTGCGATACCGGCATTTTGCGCTGAGGCTCCTGCGGAAACGCCGGGGGATTACGCCTTTGGCATGACGCTGGAAACGTCGGCATCAGCGCCCTGGTTTCGCATTGATTTACCCGCGCAGGTCTACCAGCAGACGGCGTGGCCGGATATGCGCGATGTGCGCGTCTTTAACCAGCAGGGTGAGACGGTACCTTTTTCAGTGGTGGTGCAGAAAACGGCTGCCACTGCTCCTGAGGCCATTCCACTGCGTGTTTTTCCGCTGACCGCGGCACCGCTCAACGTGAATACAGACACCCGACGCGCGCCGGAGACCATGGTGCTTCGCTCGTCGGGCGGTCTGGAAGTGCATCTGCAAAGCGAGGACGCCAGAAACGCCGGACAGAGCTATTTACTGGCGTTGCCTGATGCGTCAAAGGAGTCGCGCTATATTTCGCAGCTCAGGCTGGACTGGAAAACCCCGACCGGCAACTGGCAAGGTAAAGTTTCGCTCTATACCAGCCACGATCTGGACGACTGGACGTTGCAGGACGAGTCGGCAACGCTGATGGATCTGACCAGCGGTACCGACCGCCTGAAGATGGATCGCCTCAGTCTTTCAACCCGAATGTCGTCAGACAGTACGCGTTATCTGCTGCTGGTGTTTGCCGATCAAACCCCGCCGCTGACCCTCACAGGGGCTTCGGCGTTGCCACGTAACAGAGCGCTGGAAAACGATCAGGTCGTGCTGAAAAGCGCAGAAAAACGGGTGTCGGAAAACCAGGCGATTTACCAGTGGGCACAGCCGCAACCGCTGACGTCGATCGCTTTCACACTGGAGAATGGTTCGGTGCTGCCGGTGGAACTCGCCTGGCGCAGCGCGGAAAACGGTGCGTGGCAGCCCTTAACGAAGCAGGTACTTTATTCGCTGGATAACCGACGTTCAGAGCCGTTCCTGATGCAGGAAAGGGTGGTGCAGGCGATACGTCTGACGACGGTGAATGCCCATCTGCCGGAGACGCTGCCAGACATCTCCGGCCGTCGGGACCAGCTAACGCTGGTCTTTAATGCGCAGGGTAACGCGCCTTATCTGCTTGCCTGGGGGAATGGCGCGGCAGAAAACGTCAGCATCGCAATGAACATGCTGATCCCGGAGGCGCTGGAGAAAGCCTGGCCGCTGGAGGCGATTCCTCACGCAACTGCGCTGGAGCCAGTCACGCTCGGTGGCGAGGAGCGACTGACGGCGACTTCGGAAGCGGAACGCGCCAGTCAGTGGCAGACAATGCTGGTATGGGGGGCGTTAATTGTCGGTGTTGTGCTGTTGCTGGGCATGGCGTGGCGGATCTGGCGGGAAGTGAAGAACAAACCGGAATAG
- a CDS encoding helix-turn-helix transcriptional regulator, protein MSRRADRLFQIVQILRGRRLTTAALLAERLGVSERTIYRDIRDLSVSGVPVEGEAGSGYRLMDGFDLPPLMLTTHESEALIVAIRLLKTWGGETLSLALESAQEKILAILPDERRRKAEQTRIFAPDIGLPSHSRSVFDQIHHAISAQQVLALHYRDESGQLSWRNVQPLGLFFWGEHWLLVTWCERREDYRCFRLDRCLNITTLDRRFSEQADRSLSDFLRKVKRVDTH, encoded by the coding sequence ATGTCCCGACGCGCCGACCGACTCTTTCAGATTGTGCAGATCCTGCGTGGCAGGAGGCTGACGACGGCGGCGCTGTTGGCAGAGCGTCTGGGTGTCTCCGAACGGACGATTTACCGCGACATCCGCGATCTATCTGTCTCCGGCGTGCCGGTGGAAGGCGAGGCCGGGAGCGGTTACCGGTTGATGGACGGCTTCGATCTACCACCGCTGATGCTGACCACTCACGAATCGGAAGCGCTAATCGTGGCGATTCGCCTGCTAAAAACCTGGGGGGGCGAAACGCTGTCGCTGGCGCTTGAGTCGGCACAGGAAAAGATCCTCGCGATCCTGCCGGATGAGCGTCGGCGTAAAGCGGAACAAACGCGTATTTTTGCGCCCGATATCGGTTTGCCGTCGCACTCCCGCAGCGTGTTCGATCAAATCCATCACGCGATCTCCGCCCAGCAGGTGCTGGCGCTGCATTATCGTGATGAGTCGGGGCAGTTGTCATGGCGCAACGTGCAGCCGCTGGGGCTGTTTTTCTGGGGCGAGCACTGGCTGTTGGTGACCTGGTGTGAACGGCGGGAGGATTACCGCTGCTTCCGGCTCGATCGCTGCCTGAATATCACCACGCTGGACAGACGCTTCAGCGAGCAGGCAGATCGCTCGCTCAGCGACTTTTTACGTAAGGTAAAGCGGGTCGACACACATTAA
- the secD gene encoding protein translocase subunit SecD → MLNRYPLWKYIMLVVVILVGLLYALPNLYGEDPAVQITGARGVAASEQTLIQVQNTLKEEKITAKSVALEEGAILARFDSTDVQLRAREALVGVLGDKYVVALNLAPATPRWLAALHAEPMKLGLDLRGGVHFLMEVDMDTALGKLQEQNIDGLRSDLREKGIPYTTVRKEANYGLSITFRDSAARSQAIDYLAPRHRDLVISSQGDNQLRAVMTDERLKEAREYAVQQNINILRNRVNQLGVAEPVVQRQGADRIVVELPGIQDTARAKEILGATATLEFRLVNTNVDQSAAASGRVPGDSEVKSTREGQPVVMYKRVILTGDHITDSTSSQDEYNQPQVNISLDSAGGNIMSNFTKDNIGKPMATLFVEYKDSGKKDANGRAVLVKEEEVINIANIQSRLGNSFRITGINNPNEARQLSLLLRAGALIAPIQIVEERTIGPTLGLQNIQQGLEACLAGLAVSIIFMIFFYKKFGLIATSALVANLILIVGVMSLLPGATLSMPGIAGIVLTLAVAVDANVLINERIKEELSNGRTVQQAIDEGYRGAFSSIFDANITTLIKVIILYAVGTGAIKGFAITTGIGVATSMFTAIVGTRAIVNLLYGGKRIKKLSI, encoded by the coding sequence GTGTTAAACCGTTATCCTTTGTGGAAGTACATCATGCTGGTCGTCGTGATTCTCGTCGGCCTGCTTTACGCACTTCCCAACCTGTATGGTGAGGATCCGGCTGTTCAAATCACTGGCGCGCGCGGCGTCGCCGCCAGTGAGCAAACGCTGATCCAGGTCCAGAACACCTTAAAAGAAGAAAAAATTACCGCTAAGTCTGTGGCACTGGAAGAGGGCGCAATTCTTGCGCGCTTCGACTCCACTGACGTCCAGCTGCGCGCTCGCGAAGCGCTGGTGGGCGTGCTGGGTGATAAATACGTCGTGGCGCTGAACCTTGCTCCTGCTACGCCGCGCTGGTTAGCTGCTCTGCATGCGGAGCCGATGAAACTCGGCCTCGACCTGCGTGGCGGCGTTCACTTCCTGATGGAAGTGGATATGGATACCGCGCTCGGTAAACTGCAGGAACAGAATATCGATGGCCTGCGCAGTGATCTGCGTGAAAAAGGCATTCCGTATACTACCGTTCGCAAAGAGGCAAACTACGGCCTCAGCATCACCTTCCGCGACAGCGCGGCACGTTCTCAGGCGATTGACTATCTGGCGCCGCGTCACCGCGATCTGGTGATCTCCAGCCAGGGCGACAACCAGCTGCGCGCGGTGATGACCGACGAGCGTCTGAAAGAAGCCCGTGAATATGCCGTTCAGCAGAACATCAACATTCTGCGTAACCGCGTTAACCAACTGGGTGTTGCCGAGCCAGTGGTACAGCGTCAGGGCGCTGATCGTATCGTGGTTGAACTGCCTGGTATTCAGGATACGGCACGTGCGAAAGAGATCCTCGGCGCGACTGCGACCCTGGAATTCCGTCTGGTCAACACTAACGTTGATCAGTCTGCGGCGGCGTCTGGCCGTGTGCCGGGCGATTCCGAAGTGAAATCCACCCGTGAAGGTCAGCCGGTTGTCATGTACAAACGCGTGATCCTGACCGGTGACCATATCACCGACTCCACTTCCAGCCAGGATGAATACAACCAGCCGCAGGTGAACATTTCGCTCGACAGCGCCGGTGGCAACATCATGTCTAACTTCACCAAGGACAACATCGGTAAACCGATGGCGACCCTGTTTGTGGAGTACAAAGACAGCGGTAAGAAAGATGCCAACGGTCGTGCGGTGCTGGTGAAAGAGGAAGAGGTGATTAACATCGCCAATATCCAGTCTCGTCTGGGTAACAGTTTCCGCATCACCGGGATCAACAACCCGAACGAAGCGCGTCAGTTGTCATTGCTGCTGCGTGCAGGCGCGCTGATTGCACCGATTCAGATCGTTGAAGAGCGTACCATTGGTCCAACGCTGGGTCTGCAGAACATCCAGCAGGGTCTCGAAGCCTGTCTGGCGGGGCTGGCGGTTTCTATCATTTTCATGATCTTCTTCTATAAGAAGTTTGGTCTGATCGCGACAAGCGCGCTGGTGGCGAACCTGATCCTGATTGTTGGCGTGATGTCGCTGCTACCTGGCGCGACGCTGAGTATGCCGGGGATTGCGGGTATCGTGCTAACCCTTGCGGTGGCCGTCGACGCCAACGTTCTGATCAACGAACGTATCAAAGAAGAATTGAGCAACGGGCGTACGGTTCAACAGGCTATCGACGAAGGGTATCGTGGGGCGTTTAGCTCGATTTTCGATGCGAACATCACGACGCTGATTAAAGTGATCATCCTGTACGCGGTCGGTACCGGGGCCATCAAAGGCTTTGCGATCACGACCGGTATCGGTGTCGCGACGTCCATGTTTACCGCTATCGTCGGTACCCGTGCCATCGTGAACCTGTTGTACGGCGGCAAGCGCATTAAAAAGCTGTCTATCTGA
- the acpH gene encoding ACP phosphodiesterase — translation MNFLAHLHLAHLADSSLPGNLLADFVRGNPDELYPVDVVDGIHMHRRIDVLTDNLPEVKEARDWFRPQTRRVAPITLDVMWDHFLSRHWERLSPEMPLAEFVRYAHAQVSVILPDSPPRFVNLNDYLWSERWLERYREMDFIQRVLNGMASRRPRLEALRDSWHDLDTHYDELENRFWRFYPRMMAQARKRAL, via the coding sequence ATGAATTTTCTTGCACATTTACATCTCGCCCACCTTGCCGACAGCTCACTGCCCGGCAATCTGCTCGCCGACTTTGTGCGCGGTAACCCGGACGAACTCTACCCGGTTGACGTCGTGGACGGTATTCATATGCATCGTCGCATTGACGTGCTGACCGACAACCTGCCGGAAGTGAAAGAAGCGCGCGACTGGTTTCGCCCGCAAACGCGCCGCGTGGCGCCGATTACGCTGGACGTGATGTGGGATCATTTTCTGTCCCGCCACTGGGAACGATTGTCGCCGGAGATGCCGCTGGCAGAATTCGTGCGCTATGCCCATGCACAGGTGAGCGTGATCCTGCCGGACTCCCCGCCGCGGTTTGTCAATCTGAACGACTATCTGTGGTCGGAGCGCTGGCTTGAACGCTATCGTGAAATGGACTTTATTCAGCGTGTATTAAACGGCATGGCCAGTCGCCGCCCGCGACTGGAAGCCCTGCGCGACTCCTGGCATGACCTGGATACGCACTATGACGAACTGGAAAATCGGTTCTGGCGGTTTTATCCGCGCATGATGGCGCAGGCGAGAAAAAGAGCACTTTAA
- the secF gene encoding protein translocase subunit SecF — MAQEYTIEQLNHGRKVWDFMRWDYWAFGISGLLLVLAIVVMGVRGFNWGLDFTGGTVIEITLEKPADMDQMREALEKAGFAEPQLQNFGSSRDIMVRMPPEHDANGSQALGSKVVSVINESTSQNATVKRIEFVGPSVGADLAQTGAMALMAALLSILVYVGIRFEWRLAAGVVISLLHDVIITLGVLSLFHIEIDLTIVASLMSVIGYSLNDSIVVSDRIRENFRKIRRGTPYEIFNVSLTQTLHRTLITSGTTLMVILMLYLFGGPVLEGFSLTMLIGVTIGTASSIYVASALALKLGMKREHMLQQKVEKEGADQPSILP; from the coding sequence GTGGCACAGGAATATACAATTGAACAATTGAACCACGGCCGTAAAGTCTGGGACTTTATGCGCTGGGACTACTGGGCTTTCGGCATCTCAGGTTTGCTGCTCGTGCTGGCTATCGTCGTGATGGGCGTACGCGGGTTCAACTGGGGTCTCGATTTCACCGGTGGTACGGTTATCGAAATCACGCTGGAAAAACCAGCGGATATGGACCAGATGCGTGAAGCGCTGGAAAAAGCAGGCTTTGCTGAGCCGCAATTGCAGAACTTCGGCAGCAGCCGCGACATCATGGTGCGTATGCCGCCAGAGCATGACGCGAATGGTAGCCAGGCGCTGGGCAGCAAGGTCGTGAGCGTCATCAACGAGTCCACCAGCCAGAACGCGACGGTTAAGCGTATTGAGTTTGTGGGCCCGAGTGTGGGTGCCGATCTCGCTCAGACCGGTGCGATGGCGCTGATGGCGGCGCTGCTGTCTATCCTCGTCTACGTCGGCATCCGCTTTGAGTGGCGTCTGGCGGCAGGGGTCGTTATTTCGCTGCTGCACGACGTTATCATCACCCTTGGGGTGCTGTCGCTGTTCCATATCGAAATCGACCTGACCATTGTGGCGTCGCTGATGTCAGTCATCGGTTACTCGCTGAACGACAGCATCGTGGTCTCCGACCGTATCCGTGAGAACTTCCGCAAGATCCGTCGCGGTACGCCTTACGAGATCTTTAACGTGTCGCTGACCCAGACGCTGCACCGTACGTTGATTACTTCCGGGACAACCTTGATGGTTATCCTGATGCTGTACCTCTTCGGTGGTCCGGTGCTGGAAGGCTTCTCGCTGACCATGCTTATCGGTGTCACCATCGGTACCGCATCGTCCATCTACGTGGCTTCGGCGCTGGCGCTGAAACTGGGCATGAAGCGTGAGCACATGCTGCAGCAGAAAGTGGAAAAAGAAGGGGCGGATCAGCCGTCAATTCTGCCGTAA
- the tgt gene encoding tRNA guanosine(34) transglycosylase Tgt, which produces MKFELDTTDGRARRGRLVFDRGVVETPAFMPVGTYGTVKGMTPEEVEATGAQIILGNTFHLWLRPGQEIMKLHGDLHDFMQWKGPILTDSGGFQVFSLGDIRKITEQGVHFRNPINGDPIFLDPETSMEIQYDLGSDIVMIFDECTPYPADWDYAKRSMEMSLRWAKRSRDRFDGLGNKNALFGIIQGSVYEDLRDISVKGLVEIGFDGYAVGGLAVGEPKADMHRILEHVCPQIPADKPRYLMGVGKPEDLVEGVRRGIDMFDCVMPTRNARNGHLFVTDGVVKIRNAVHKSDTSPLDAECDCYTCRNYSRAYLHHLDRCNEILGARLNTIHNLRYYQRLMAGLRKAIEEGKLESFVADFYQRQGRPVPPLNVD; this is translated from the coding sequence GTGAAATTTGAACTGGATACGACCGACGGTCGCGCACGCCGTGGCCGCCTGGTGTTTGATCGTGGCGTAGTGGAAACGCCTGCTTTTATGCCTGTGGGTACCTACGGCACCGTTAAGGGCATGACGCCGGAAGAAGTTGAAGCGACCGGCGCGCAAATCATTCTCGGCAATACTTTCCACCTCTGGCTGCGTCCGGGGCAGGAGATCATGAAGCTGCACGGCGATCTCCATGACTTCATGCAGTGGAAAGGGCCGATCCTCACCGATTCCGGCGGCTTCCAGGTGTTCAGCCTCGGCGACATTCGTAAGATCACCGAGCAGGGCGTGCACTTCCGTAACCCGATTAACGGCGACCCGATTTTCCTTGATCCTGAAACCTCAATGGAAATTCAGTACGATCTCGGCTCCGACATCGTCATGATTTTTGATGAATGTACGCCTTACCCGGCAGACTGGGATTACGCGAAACGTTCGATGGAAATGTCCCTGCGCTGGGCGAAACGCAGCCGCGATCGCTTTGACGGGCTGGGCAACAAAAATGCGCTGTTTGGCATCATTCAGGGCAGCGTTTACGAAGATTTACGCGATATCTCTGTCAAAGGTCTGGTAGAGATTGGCTTTGATGGCTACGCTGTCGGCGGTTTGGCTGTTGGTGAGCCGAAGGCAGATATGCATCGCATCCTTGAACATGTTTGCCCGCAGATCCCGGCGGATAAACCGCGATACCTGATGGGCGTGGGTAAACCGGAAGACCTGGTGGAAGGTGTTCGTCGCGGCATTGATATGTTCGACTGCGTCATGCCGACGCGCAATGCCCGTAACGGTCATCTTTTTGTCACCGACGGGGTGGTGAAAATCCGTAACGCCGTACATAAAAGCGACACCAGCCCGCTCGATGCCGAGTGTGATTGCTATACATGTCGCAATTATTCGCGCGCTTACTTGCATCATCTTGACCGTTGCAACGAAATATTGGGCGCACGTCTCAATACCATTCATAACTTGCGCTACTATCAGCGCTTAATGGCTGGTTTACGCAAGGCTATTGAAGAGGGTAAATTAGAGAGCTTCGTGGCCGATTTTTACCAACGACAGGGTCGACCCGTTCCACCTTTGAACGTTGATTAA
- the queA gene encoding tRNA preQ1(34) S-adenosylmethionine ribosyltransferase-isomerase QueA: MRVADFSFELPESLIAHYPQPERSSCRLLSLDGPTGALTHGTFTDLLDKLNPGDLLVFNNTRVIPARLFGRKASGGKIEVLVERMLDDKRILAHIRASKAPKPGAELLLGDDESINATMVARHGALFEVQFNDPRPVLDILNSIGHMPLPPYIDRPDEDADRELYQTVYSEKPGAVAAPTAGLHFDEPLLARLREKGIEMAFVTLHVGAGTFQPVRVDSIEEHIMHSEYAEVPQSVVDAVLAAKARGNRVVAVGTTSVRSLESAAQAAKDALIAPFFGDTQIFIYPGYQYQVIDALVTNFHLPESTLIMLVSAFAGYQHTMQAYQEAVKTKYRFFSYGDAMFITYNPQAITERVGE; encoded by the coding sequence ATGCGTGTTGCCGATTTCTCCTTTGAGTTGCCCGAATCCCTGATTGCCCACTATCCACAGCCTGAGCGCAGTAGCTGCCGCTTGTTATCGCTGGATGGGCCGACGGGCGCGCTGACGCACGGTACTTTCACCGATTTGCTCGACAAGCTCAACCCTGGCGATCTGCTGGTCTTTAATAATACCCGCGTGATCCCGGCACGCCTGTTTGGCCGTAAAGCCAGTGGCGGCAAGATTGAAGTGCTGGTCGAACGTATGCTCGATGATAAACGTATTCTGGCACATATTCGCGCCTCTAAAGCGCCAAAACCCGGCGCAGAACTGCTGCTGGGCGACGATGAAAGCATCAATGCCACGATGGTGGCCCGCCATGGCGCGCTGTTTGAAGTGCAGTTTAACGACCCGCGCCCGGTGCTGGATATCCTCAACAGCATCGGCCATATGCCGCTGCCGCCGTACATTGACCGCCCTGACGAAGATGCCGACCGCGAACTCTATCAGACCGTTTACAGCGAGAAACCGGGTGCGGTCGCCGCGCCGACTGCCGGTCTGCATTTTGACGAACCGTTGCTGGCGCGTCTGCGCGAGAAGGGCATTGAGATGGCGTTCGTAACGCTGCACGTTGGTGCGGGCACCTTCCAGCCAGTGCGGGTCGACAGCATCGAAGAGCACATTATGCATTCCGAATATGCCGAAGTGCCGCAGAGCGTGGTGGATGCGGTGCTGGCGGCGAAAGCGCGCGGCAACCGCGTTGTGGCGGTGGGTACCACTTCCGTTCGTTCGCTGGAGAGCGCAGCGCAGGCGGCAAAAGACGCACTGATTGCGCCGTTCTTTGGCGACACACAGATTTTTATCTACCCGGGTTATCAGTATCAGGTGATCGACGCGCTGGTCACCAACTTCCATCTGCCTGAATCGACGCTGATCATGCTGGTTTCCGCCTTTGCGGGCTATCAGCACACCATGCAGGCCTATCAGGAAGCGGTTAAGACGAAATATCGCTTTTTTAGTTACGGTGATGCGATGTTTATCACGTACAATCCGCAAGCCATTACTGAACGTGTCGGGGAATAA
- the yajC gene encoding preprotein translocase subunit YajC codes for MSFIISDAVAATGAPAQSSPMSLILMLVVFGLIFYFMILRPQQKRTKEHKKLMDSIAKGDEVLTNGGLVGRVTKVAENGYIAIALNDTTEVVIKRDFVAAVLPKGTMKAL; via the coding sequence ATGAGCTTTATTATTTCTGATGCGGTAGCGGCAACCGGAGCACCGGCGCAGAGCAGCCCGATGTCTCTGATCCTGATGCTGGTGGTTTTTGGTCTGATCTTCTACTTCATGATTTTACGCCCACAGCAGAAACGTACTAAAGAGCACAAAAAGCTGATGGACTCCATTGCCAAAGGTGATGAAGTGCTGACCAACGGTGGTCTGGTTGGCCGCGTAACCAAAGTGGCTGAAAACGGCTACATTGCTATCGCGCTGAACGACACCACTGAAGTGGTTATCAAACGTGACTTCGTAGCCGCCGTTCTGCCGAAAGGCACCATGAAGGCGCTGTAA
- a CDS encoding peroxiredoxin C gives MVLVTRPAPDFTAAAVLGSGEIVEKFNFKQHTNGKATVVFFWPMDFTFVCPSELIAFDKRYEEFQKRGVEVVGVSFDSEFVHNAWRNTPVDKGGIGAVKYAMVADVKREIQKAYGIEHPDEGVALRGSFLIDKNGIVRHQVVNDLPLGRNIDEMLRMVDALQFHEEHGEVCPAQWEKGKEGMNASPDGVAKYLSENVSKL, from the coding sequence ATGGTTCTGGTTACTCGTCCGGCTCCTGACTTTACTGCTGCGGCTGTTCTTGGTAGCGGCGAAATTGTTGAAAAATTTAATTTCAAACAACACACCAATGGCAAAGCAACGGTTGTGTTCTTCTGGCCGATGGACTTCACCTTCGTCTGCCCGTCTGAACTGATCGCATTTGACAAACGTTACGAAGAATTCCAGAAACGCGGCGTTGAAGTCGTTGGCGTTTCCTTCGACTCAGAATTCGTCCACAACGCATGGCGCAACACCCCTGTCGACAAAGGCGGCATCGGTGCAGTGAAATACGCAATGGTTGCTGACGTTAAGCGCGAAATCCAGAAAGCCTACGGCATCGAACACCCGGACGAAGGTGTTGCACTGCGTGGTTCTTTCCTGATCGACAAAAACGGTATCGTGCGCCATCAGGTCGTTAACGATCTGCCGCTGGGTCGCAACATCGACGAAATGCTGCGCATGGTTGACGCGCTGCAGTTCCACGAAGAGCACGGCGAAGTGTGCCCGGCACAGTGGGAAAAAGGGAAAGAAGGCATGAACGCGTCTCCGGACGGCGTTGCTAAGTACCTGAGCGAAAACGTCTCTAAACTGTAA